Proteins from a single region of Azospira inquinata:
- a CDS encoding ribonuclease T2 family protein translates to MNRAKAWLVVFLSSAFLLVGQAEARHPKHSSSSQETATQQGTAGQFDYYLLTLSWSPTYCLTHPGDTKQCGNKGLGFVLHGLWPQYNFGGYPQNCPTQYQLTPEAIAFGDTIFPNSNLISHEWSKHGTCSGLDALGYFQAADQARTSVKVPEAFDAPKTTFATTAKDIAAQFTAANPNFPEHAVVASCSGPELAEVRICLDKDLNPQACGTSVKSNCGQRSVRVPSVH, encoded by the coding sequence ATGAACCGCGCAAAGGCTTGGCTTGTCGTTTTCCTGAGTTCCGCGTTCTTGCTGGTCGGTCAGGCAGAAGCTCGGCATCCTAAACACTCGTCCTCTTCCCAGGAGACCGCCACCCAGCAAGGGACGGCCGGGCAATTCGATTACTACCTCCTGACCCTCTCCTGGTCTCCCACCTATTGTTTGACCCATCCCGGCGACACCAAGCAGTGCGGAAACAAAGGCCTCGGATTCGTCCTACATGGCTTGTGGCCTCAGTACAATTTCGGCGGTTATCCGCAAAACTGCCCGACCCAATACCAGCTGACTCCGGAAGCCATTGCCTTCGGTGACACGATTTTTCCCAACAGCAATCTGATCAGCCATGAGTGGAGCAAACATGGCACCTGTAGCGGCCTGGATGCGTTAGGTTACTTCCAGGCAGCGGATCAGGCCCGTACCAGCGTCAAGGTTCCGGAAGCCTTTGATGCCCCTAAGACCACCTTCGCCACCACCGCCAAAGACATTGCGGCCCAATTCACTGCAGCCAATCCTAACTTCCCCGAGCACGCCGTGGTGGCTTCCTGCAGTGGGCCTGAGTTGGCCGAAGTCCGTATTTGCTTAGACAAAGACTTGAATCCCCAAGCCTGCGGTACCTCCGTTAAATCCAACTGCGGACAACGAAGCGTCCGAGTGCCTTCCGTGCATTAG
- a CDS encoding deoxyribonuclease II family protein, translated as MFSSTLAACRRRLLLPLAAVTLALGGFLQLPAWADDLAAPVPLVAKGQPANWWFVFKFNAKAFPQCGGSSIACPFGGEPKRYIAGQQYVSASDQAPSLAKGEGCLGDTASDPVGATYDEIYNGAWYYVVWNDQFYDAPSIPGCSGNCSSPWGHSKGLLAWNEAGEGLVLQVSTPSWPGAGSAQYPRQGDGNTLGCITDDDVKVSQHFFSVKLSKDDVVLVLQALDHASVATDPSNPQIVHNGGPADIQALVENLGHKRHDTAVTTAKLSSGVTLISKPSDLNVPPWQMVSAVLGTVPLRTATWWASPRIPSTDPSTPVDCWDGQLGKPGAVAIATSGQWDGQTFGLKGGPGPDFNHAKIGVSTDDSSHLAIFGDLNQQGSLSGPNCKSSQNGRGGLFYVLDNASLSDSLRLLIQGDTAPPAE; from the coding sequence ATGTTCTCTTCTACGCTAGCGGCCTGCCGCCGCCGACTGCTTCTCCCCCTGGCGGCGGTAACCCTGGCCCTGGGGGGCTTCCTCCAACTCCCGGCCTGGGCTGATGATCTGGCGGCTCCGGTGCCTTTGGTTGCCAAGGGCCAACCCGCCAACTGGTGGTTCGTTTTCAAATTCAACGCCAAGGCTTTTCCCCAATGCGGAGGGAGTTCAATTGCCTGTCCCTTTGGGGGAGAGCCCAAGCGTTATATCGCTGGCCAACAATACGTTTCTGCCAGTGACCAAGCCCCTAGCCTAGCCAAAGGCGAAGGCTGCCTGGGGGATACGGCATCTGATCCAGTGGGGGCCACCTACGATGAGATCTATAACGGGGCCTGGTATTACGTGGTTTGGAACGACCAGTTCTATGATGCTCCGAGTATCCCGGGATGCTCGGGGAACTGCAGCTCCCCCTGGGGCCATTCCAAGGGCCTGCTGGCCTGGAATGAAGCGGGAGAGGGATTAGTCCTTCAGGTCAGCACCCCGTCCTGGCCGGGCGCCGGGAGTGCCCAGTATCCCCGCCAAGGGGATGGCAATACCCTGGGATGCATCACCGACGATGACGTGAAGGTCAGCCAGCACTTCTTCTCCGTGAAGCTATCCAAGGACGATGTGGTTCTGGTGCTTCAGGCCCTGGATCATGCCAGTGTGGCCACGGATCCCTCCAATCCCCAGATCGTCCACAACGGGGGCCCCGCCGATATCCAGGCCCTGGTGGAGAATTTAGGGCACAAGCGCCACGACACCGCCGTCACCACAGCCAAGCTTTCCTCGGGCGTCACCCTGATCTCCAAGCCTTCCGATCTCAATGTCCCGCCCTGGCAAATGGTTTCTGCCGTGTTAGGAACGGTTCCTCTCCGTACGGCAACCTGGTGGGCTTCTCCCCGAATTCCCTCTACCGACCCTTCAACCCCGGTGGACTGCTGGGATGGACAGTTAGGAAAGCCAGGGGCGGTAGCTATTGCCACCAGTGGCCAGTGGGACGGACAGACCTTCGGATTGAAGGGGGGGCCGGGGCCTGACTTTAATCACGCTAAAATCGGTGTCTCCACGGACGATAGTAGTCACCTAGCCATTTTTGGCGATTTGAACCAGCAAGGGTCTTTGTCTGGCCCGAACTGCAAAAGCAGTCAAAACGGCCGGGGAGGCCTGTTCTATGTGCTCGATAACGCCTCCCTGTCGGACAGTCTCCGCCTGCTGATCCAAGGCGACACTGCCCCACCGGCAGAGTAG
- a CDS encoding ParB-like protein, which yields MASLHEAPVHKLRPTQLTVGMIEVHDKQKHLESLAPAAQRDFMAVHPIPAVKGPGDQLFITDHHHLARAAQDAGVESGFFQVEADFSAYDEGRFWPEMDKHAWVHPLDRHGVRHYYTLIPKHVSQLEDDVYRSLAGYVRNAGGYDKTPTAFAEFVWADFFRRSIPVEAVQADFSEAVTQGCALALSDQAKGLPGYRGK from the coding sequence ATGGCATCCCTTCATGAAGCGCCTGTACATAAGCTGCGGCCGACCCAATTGACCGTCGGCATGATTGAAGTGCACGACAAACAAAAGCACCTGGAGTCTCTGGCCCCCGCTGCCCAGCGGGATTTTATGGCGGTTCATCCGATCCCAGCCGTCAAAGGCCCCGGCGACCAGCTGTTTATTACGGACCATCACCATCTGGCCCGGGCGGCCCAGGATGCGGGGGTGGAAAGCGGCTTCTTCCAAGTGGAAGCGGACTTTTCCGCCTATGACGAGGGACGCTTCTGGCCGGAGATGGACAAGCACGCCTGGGTGCATCCCCTGGACCGGCACGGGGTACGGCATTACTACACCCTGATTCCCAAGCACGTGAGCCAACTGGAAGACGATGTCTATCGGTCCCTGGCCGGATATGTGCGGAATGCGGGGGGCTACGACAAGACCCCCACAGCTTTTGCCGAATTCGTCTGGGCTGACTTCTTTCGGCGCTCTATTCCGGTGGAAGCGGTCCAGGCCGATTTCAGTGAAGCGGTGACCCAAGGGTGCGCCCTGGCCTTGAGTGATCAAGCCAAAGGCCTGCCCGGGTATCGCGGCAAATAG
- a CDS encoding T6SS phospholipase effector Tle1-like catalytic domain-containing protein, with the protein MDATPTSPRGTTSGGRNIVLCFDGTNNRFDATNTNVVKMYSMVDRTHPDQLAYYQPGIGTMPPPGMWGKLKRWFVTRLDLAVAWLLPEHVCDGYRFLMRYYQEGDRIFIFGFSRGAYSARVLAAMLYKVGLLTQGNEELIPFAWTMFKKEQDSELYKGFRHTFGRRVRVQFLGLWDTVSSVGWFWNPKSLQFTANNPIVDVVRHAVSLDERRAYFRQNLWGSRYETTDVLQVWFPGVHCDVGGGYPEAESGLSKLALRWMFEQVKPYHLRFHPKAVAELLPETDTPGEAAPSPVALQHESLAGLWWLVEYLPKPVQKKVGPDRYETEWIIPGGRPRKVPGDAQIDPSVYERIQAVPAYDPPNLP; encoded by the coding sequence ATGGACGCTACCCCCACCTCACCCCGGGGGACTACCTCGGGCGGGCGCAATATCGTGCTGTGCTTCGATGGCACCAACAACCGCTTTGATGCGACCAATACCAATGTGGTCAAGATGTACAGCATGGTGGATCGTACCCATCCGGATCAGCTGGCGTATTACCAACCCGGGATCGGGACCATGCCGCCTCCTGGCATGTGGGGGAAGCTCAAGCGTTGGTTTGTGACCCGGCTCGACCTAGCTGTAGCGTGGCTCTTGCCCGAGCACGTGTGTGATGGCTACCGCTTCCTGATGCGCTATTACCAGGAAGGGGACCGGATTTTTATCTTCGGGTTTAGCCGGGGCGCCTATTCCGCCAGAGTGTTAGCCGCCATGCTCTATAAGGTGGGCTTGCTCACCCAAGGGAATGAGGAACTCATTCCCTTTGCCTGGACTATGTTCAAGAAGGAGCAAGACTCTGAGCTTTATAAGGGCTTTCGGCATACCTTCGGGCGACGGGTTCGTGTCCAGTTTCTGGGGCTCTGGGACACGGTCAGTTCCGTGGGCTGGTTCTGGAATCCCAAATCCCTGCAATTTACGGCGAACAACCCCATCGTTGATGTGGTCCGCCATGCCGTCTCATTGGATGAGCGACGGGCCTACTTCCGGCAGAATCTCTGGGGGAGCCGCTATGAAACTACCGATGTGCTCCAGGTCTGGTTTCCCGGGGTGCATTGCGATGTAGGCGGAGGCTATCCGGAGGCGGAGTCCGGCCTATCCAAGCTGGCGCTCCGTTGGATGTTCGAACAGGTGAAGCCTTATCACCTGAGGTTTCACCCCAAGGCGGTGGCGGAACTGCTGCCCGAAACGGATACCCCGGGTGAAGCGGCCCCCAGCCCGGTCGCCTTGCAGCACGAGTCCTTAGCGGGCCTTTGGTGGTTGGTGGAATACCTCCCCAAGCCCGTTCAGAAAAAAGTCGGCCCTGACCGGTATGAGACCGAATGGATAATCCCGGGAGGGCGCCCACGCAAAGTTCCGGGGGATGCTCAGATTGATCCTTCCGTCTATGAGCGGATTCAGGCCGTCCCGGCTTATGATCCGCCGAATCTACCGTGA
- a CDS encoding DUF3761 domain-containing protein: MQLRHIVLLGLMALTSLSPSLSEARTIRHHNPYMDDLQNEGQLVEHHHYVNKSGKVVHSPAHSKSGKAPAGASAKCEDGSYSFSQHHRGTCSHHGGVASWL; this comes from the coding sequence ATGCAGCTCCGACATATCGTCCTACTGGGCTTAATGGCCCTCACTTCGCTCTCCCCCTCCCTTAGCGAAGCCCGGACTATCCGGCACCACAATCCCTACATGGATGACCTTCAGAACGAAGGCCAGTTAGTGGAACATCACCACTACGTCAATAAGTCAGGCAAGGTCGTCCACTCCCCGGCCCATTCCAAGTCCGGGAAAGCGCCCGCAGGAGCCTCCGCAAAATGTGAAGACGGCTCTTATTCCTTCAGCCAGCACCATCGCGGCACCTGCTCTCACCACGGTGGTGTGGCCAGCTGGCTCTGA
- a CDS encoding DUF2628 domain-containing protein, with protein sequence MRTYRIYQHPDQRLVAIKEGFSFPGLIFGGLWLCWHKLWSYGAIVLIVGMLAYALFPSPEGYLWGIPYGHRFGLADLINLALIVGIGLKGNELRGSNLVDRGFDRVGRELANTPEGAIGAYLRKGTPRPLSPDPWGPREPI encoded by the coding sequence ATGCGAACCTACCGAATTTATCAGCATCCGGACCAACGACTGGTCGCCATCAAGGAGGGGTTTTCCTTCCCAGGACTGATCTTCGGAGGGCTTTGGCTCTGCTGGCACAAACTGTGGAGCTATGGGGCTATAGTGCTCATTGTGGGAATGTTGGCTTATGCACTGTTTCCCAGTCCGGAGGGGTATCTGTGGGGTATCCCCTACGGCCATCGCTTTGGCCTGGCCGACCTAATCAACCTAGCCCTCATTGTGGGCATTGGCCTCAAGGGCAACGAGTTAAGAGGAAGTAACCTGGTTGATCGGGGATTTGACCGGGTTGGTCGAGAACTAGCCAATACGCCTGAAGGAGCCATCGGCGCTTATCTTCGCAAAGGCACGCCACGCCCCCTCTCCCCGGATCCTTGGGGACCACGGGAACCGATTTAA
- a CDS encoding KAP family NTPase: MMATKPAMKMPEVQVFARLLAVGFVGAEVWRDSFYLGANAAPIFSDVALWAKIVGILLGTLLCLVYAANRSAYVAAVRMARSLRIDLLVAVSIGIWTNELTSPWLAEAHAVLKNADPQWGLAVFVLLCAVLLSPLVQQYWPRPKKTTPQLYFIADEEIGDEQEDLLASEAQAKSFAETVLASGAHQGLVFGVDGPWGVGKTSFINLAERYWARAEDRAIVCRFEPLRYASEPDLAGRLIRDLSAAIQRKVYVPEFRPAASRYSRLIKGKADLSFLGFKLSLEPSQETVDELLDDIDEVLRRIGRRVIIVIDDLDRLDAKTTNNVLFATRRTFKLSQATYVLCYDTEIFAGSKDEGSRAREFLEKFVTVKLSLFVDSSSIRDFLRRDWQRAENQLGSIPSDTMVKLGAVLNELADILDGELAAKYLPLVGDLRKVKRFVNASLLMQIEKSDLGRTDFNKRDLINLMLLHLNYPGLFRLIYAEETEGRSGIFSVSREYGEPNFKNSAEFSELVKEHSGAAGFLLKQLFDVITLKLGDQSDVDEAVLASRACFNQDSFRNLEAYLKLIVRFATPEPQETFILYQGAVERVRKGVPIASVLTSPDFRLERGERAHDQFWRVLVNQSHDFTRAVAEDAIDMLVDYLPHYSAIRDDGLGLRHRSIYSLLRLLDRAGWGRTSGRRLSNTAENVIEIAWRIFGERSYEGKGLLQRLVSSDRGVLAWNDLMLFRLQCSADRQGQLYNLHSALIVHQDRSAVTSGLVSNLALMGMRRLSQTVFALFKQTYIDPQRNFLSEVSDAPVEAFLGEALSQLGQQASRDDQFKQGSAFLAQHVSSARSSVKSFVIYQLSNPLPPNGSGVGCGHYDECGTDDGGGIARLMNEYAFGVCFNPDIDEDNVFHFLDHCLSHLSRSFYSGRDEMGYSASKAELPGGLDSREMGRYWSQHQNLIRQRAMHVKERYVVTTNYIASYRKNLAEVFAVLDGLAEEAIAAGAESDKLPSDRS, encoded by the coding sequence ATGATGGCTACCAAGCCAGCCATGAAGATGCCCGAGGTGCAGGTCTTCGCAAGGTTACTTGCCGTAGGCTTTGTAGGTGCAGAGGTGTGGCGGGATTCCTTCTACCTCGGTGCGAACGCCGCTCCGATATTTTCTGATGTAGCCCTCTGGGCTAAGATCGTCGGGATACTGCTCGGAACACTGTTATGTCTGGTCTACGCGGCTAACCGGAGCGCGTACGTTGCCGCTGTGCGAATGGCTCGCAGTCTCCGCATCGATCTGCTGGTTGCTGTCAGCATCGGCATCTGGACAAACGAGTTGACCTCTCCCTGGCTAGCCGAGGCTCATGCGGTACTAAAGAATGCCGATCCTCAATGGGGACTGGCAGTTTTCGTCCTGCTCTGCGCCGTGCTGTTGTCGCCACTGGTTCAACAGTACTGGCCTAGACCCAAAAAAACGACTCCACAGCTGTATTTCATTGCGGATGAGGAAATCGGAGACGAGCAAGAAGATCTGCTTGCGAGCGAGGCGCAAGCTAAGTCGTTCGCGGAGACTGTGCTCGCAAGCGGTGCGCACCAGGGGCTTGTCTTTGGGGTCGATGGACCGTGGGGAGTCGGCAAGACAAGCTTCATTAACCTCGCGGAACGTTACTGGGCACGTGCCGAAGATAGAGCTATCGTCTGTCGATTCGAACCCCTTCGGTATGCATCTGAGCCCGATCTTGCAGGCCGCTTGATTCGTGACTTGTCCGCTGCAATTCAACGAAAGGTCTACGTCCCAGAATTTCGACCGGCAGCATCGCGGTACTCTCGACTGATAAAAGGAAAGGCCGACCTGTCGTTCCTTGGCTTTAAACTTTCTTTGGAGCCGTCGCAGGAAACAGTTGATGAATTGCTTGATGATATTGACGAAGTCCTTAGGCGGATTGGACGTCGAGTAATCATCGTAATTGACGATCTGGATCGATTGGATGCGAAAACTACCAACAACGTTCTGTTCGCAACGCGACGGACGTTCAAGCTCTCTCAGGCCACCTACGTCCTTTGTTACGACACCGAGATATTTGCTGGGAGCAAGGACGAGGGTTCGAGGGCACGGGAGTTCCTTGAAAAGTTTGTGACAGTCAAGCTGAGCTTGTTCGTCGATAGCTCCAGCATTCGGGACTTCTTACGAAGAGACTGGCAACGCGCGGAAAATCAACTGGGCTCAATTCCTTCCGACACGATGGTGAAGCTTGGCGCGGTGCTCAACGAGTTGGCGGATATTCTCGATGGCGAGCTGGCGGCGAAGTACTTGCCCCTTGTGGGTGACTTGCGCAAGGTAAAGCGCTTCGTCAATGCCTCGTTGCTCATGCAAATAGAGAAAAGCGACTTAGGTCGAACGGACTTCAATAAACGCGACCTCATCAACCTCATGCTCTTGCATTTGAACTACCCAGGATTGTTTAGGCTTATCTATGCAGAAGAGACGGAAGGGCGTTCCGGGATTTTCTCGGTGAGCCGCGAATACGGAGAACCAAACTTCAAGAACTCTGCTGAGTTTTCGGAACTTGTGAAGGAGCACTCAGGGGCCGCTGGATTCCTATTGAAACAGCTTTTCGATGTGATAACTCTGAAGCTTGGTGATCAAAGTGACGTAGATGAGGCGGTCCTGGCGTCACGTGCCTGCTTCAATCAGGACTCTTTCAGGAATCTGGAGGCGTACCTCAAGCTGATTGTGCGGTTCGCCACGCCCGAGCCACAGGAGACATTTATTCTGTATCAGGGGGCCGTGGAAAGAGTTCGGAAGGGAGTGCCCATTGCTTCAGTTCTGACGTCGCCTGACTTTCGATTGGAACGAGGGGAGCGCGCACATGATCAGTTCTGGAGAGTACTCGTCAATCAGTCTCATGACTTCACTCGTGCCGTTGCCGAAGATGCGATCGACATGCTGGTTGACTATCTGCCGCACTACTCGGCGATCAGAGATGATGGTTTAGGATTAAGACATAGATCGATCTACTCCCTGCTTAGACTCTTAGATCGAGCTGGTTGGGGGAGGACATCGGGTCGTCGTCTCTCGAATACCGCTGAGAATGTCATAGAGATTGCATGGCGGATCTTCGGCGAACGTTCGTACGAAGGCAAAGGCCTACTTCAACGCCTTGTCAGCAGCGATCGCGGCGTCCTTGCCTGGAACGACCTCATGTTGTTCAGGCTCCAATGCTCCGCAGATCGTCAGGGACAACTTTACAACCTGCATTCAGCCCTTATCGTCCATCAGGATCGAAGCGCTGTGACAAGTGGTTTGGTCAGTAATCTCGCATTGATGGGAATGAGAAGACTGTCTCAGACGGTGTTCGCGCTGTTCAAGCAAACCTACATTGATCCGCAGCGAAACTTCCTTTCAGAAGTCAGTGACGCCCCAGTTGAAGCGTTTCTCGGCGAAGCTTTGTCTCAACTTGGCCAGCAGGCATCAAGAGATGATCAATTCAAGCAAGGTTCCGCTTTCCTTGCTCAGCACGTTTCCTCGGCGCGCTCTTCCGTAAAGTCCTTCGTGATCTACCAGCTGAGCAATCCGCTGCCCCCAAATGGGTCAGGAGTGGGCTGCGGGCATTATGACGAGTGTGGGACTGACGATGGTGGCGGTATAGCAAGGCTGATGAACGAGTACGCCTTTGGCGTCTGCTTCAACCCCGATATCGACGAGGACAACGTCTTTCATTTTCTAGACCACTGTCTATCGCACTTGAGTCGCTCGTTCTATTCGGGCAGAGATGAAATGGGCTACTCTGCGTCAAAGGCTGAGCTTCCAGGGGGTCTTGATTCGAGGGAGATGGGACGGTATTGGAGTCAGCACCAGAATCTCATTCGCCAACGAGCCATGCACGTCAAAGAGCGCTATGTAGTCACAACCAACTACATAGCTTCGTATCGCAAAAATCTGGCTGAAGTCTTCGCCGTACTTGATGGATTGGCCGAAGAAGCAATAGCGGCTGGAGCGGAGTCCGACAAGCTTCCGTCGGATCGGTCTTGA
- a CDS encoding metallophosphoesterase: MKIALFSDLHLECLRASWAPQPLEVDVVILAGDISLSTYGMQWAAKTFSAWPSAPAVIYVCGNHEFYEGSLRLIEELQSPTWARQGITFLEQGTVEFPGVRILGCTLWSGFDLYGAGTQQALAMATARASINDYWMILGRSGKQLEPKGGPGPV, translated from the coding sequence ATGAAAATCGCCCTCTTTTCTGACCTTCACCTGGAATGCCTACGCGCTTCCTGGGCTCCCCAGCCTTTGGAGGTGGATGTAGTGATACTGGCGGGTGACATTTCCCTAAGCACTTACGGGATGCAATGGGCAGCAAAGACTTTTTCTGCCTGGCCCAGCGCCCCAGCCGTGATCTACGTTTGCGGGAACCATGAGTTCTACGAGGGAAGCCTTCGGCTCATCGAAGAGCTGCAAAGTCCCACCTGGGCCAGGCAGGGAATAACGTTCCTTGAACAGGGAACAGTGGAATTCCCCGGGGTTCGTATTCTCGGCTGTACGCTATGGAGTGGCTTCGATTTGTACGGCGCAGGGACACAACAGGCGCTGGCCATGGCGACGGCGCGGGCCAGCATCAATGACTATTGGATGATCCTGGGGCGCAGTGGCAAGCAGCTAGAGCCCAAGGGGGGCCCTGGCCCTGTTTAA
- a CDS encoding metallophosphoesterase family protein: protein MSKPFEGKTIVVTHFAPHRGCVAPQHEGSEVSPYFVTDLSHLMAAHPIALWCHGHTHTNNDFLAENGCRVISNQRGYPDEVATSGFRPDLVIEV, encoded by the coding sequence TTGTCCAAACCCTTCGAGGGCAAAACCATTGTGGTCACCCACTTTGCGCCCCATCGGGGATGTGTCGCCCCGCAACACGAAGGCAGCGAGGTCTCCCCTTACTTCGTCACCGATCTGAGCCACCTGATGGCAGCCCATCCCATCGCCCTGTGGTGCCATGGGCACACCCACACCAACAATGACTTCCTCGCCGAGAATGGCTGTCGGGTGATTTCCAATCAGCGGGGCTATCCCGATGAGGTGGCCACTAGCGGCTTCCGCCCCGACCTGGTGATCGAGGTCTAA
- a CDS encoding IS3 family transposase → MPDSIYALEAGVHDYINYYNHERIKLGLQGLSPVAFRLRSTARSAGS, encoded by the coding sequence ATGCCCGACAGCATTTATGCGCTCGAAGCGGGCGTACATGATTACATCAACTACTACAACCACGAGCGCATAAAGCTCGGGCTGCAGGGGCTCAGTCCGGTGGCGTTCCGGCTGAGAAGCACCGCCAGATCGGCGGGGTCGTGA
- a CDS encoding IS3 family transposase codes for MRRHHKLTDLLRVAGLARSTFYYQIQATQRADQQSTMEAKIRVVYDEHKGRYGYRRITAVLRSSTEEPVNHKCVQRLMKKMGLRALIRARRRSRHIPGMSDEHVPNVLQRDFCAAAPNQKWSTDVTEFNVNGRKLYLSACMDRYNGEIVAYRMATRPVFELVSGTLEAALSRIGSASELIVHSDQGWHYKMQPYRAMLARSGVKQSMSRKGNCFDNAAIESFFRHAEGRVFPP; via the coding sequence TTGAGGCGTCACCATAAATTAACGGATCTACTGCGGGTCGCAGGCCTGGCACGCAGCACGTTCTACTATCAGATCCAGGCGACCCAGCGTGCCGACCAGCAAAGCACCATGGAGGCCAAGATTCGCGTCGTCTATGACGAGCACAAGGGCCGCTACGGCTACAGACGGATCACGGCCGTGCTACGCAGTTCGACGGAGGAACCGGTCAACCACAAGTGCGTGCAGCGCCTGATGAAAAAGATGGGGCTACGCGCGTTGATCCGGGCGAGGAGGCGCTCCCGACATATCCCGGGCATGAGCGATGAGCACGTGCCCAACGTTCTGCAGCGCGACTTCTGCGCGGCCGCGCCAAACCAGAAGTGGTCGACCGACGTCACCGAGTTCAATGTGAATGGCCGCAAGCTCTATCTGTCGGCCTGCATGGATCGCTACAACGGCGAGATCGTCGCGTACCGCATGGCTACGCGTCCGGTTTTTGAGCTGGTTTCCGGTACGCTCGAGGCGGCGCTTTCGCGGATCGGATCCGCCTCCGAACTGATCGTGCACTCGGACCAGGGCTGGCACTACAAGATGCAGCCCTACCGAGCGATGCTCGCGCGGAGTGGAGTCAAGCAAAGCATGAGCCGTAAGGGCAACTGTTTCGACAACGCGGCGATTGAAAGCTTCTTTCGGCACGCTGAAGGCCGAGTATTTCCACCTTGA
- a CDS encoding transposase, with the protein MKKYKTEFKLKVVKSFLAGEGEAKLLARRWKVPEEKIRTWVSHYRLHGIDGLRPKRSAYSTQFKLEVLAHQDREKLSSRKVATIYDIRNPNQVVVWRRNLDQGDVQTLGDEKEERPNMKPERRCAAPSNMVATDSTQALREENERLRTEVAYLKKLQALIRSKRSVAPTKRV; encoded by the coding sequence ATGAAGAAGTACAAAACGGAGTTCAAGCTCAAGGTCGTCAAGAGTTTTCTGGCTGGAGAAGGCGAGGCGAAGTTGCTGGCCCGGCGTTGGAAGGTGCCCGAGGAGAAGATCCGCACCTGGGTGAGCCACTATCGCCTCCACGGCATTGACGGGTTGCGCCCCAAGCGCAGCGCGTACAGTACGCAGTTCAAGCTAGAGGTGCTGGCCCATCAGGACCGTGAAAAGCTTTCGAGCCGCAAGGTGGCGACGATCTATGATATTCGCAATCCAAACCAAGTCGTGGTCTGGCGTCGCAATCTCGATCAAGGTGACGTGCAGACGCTCGGGGACGAGAAAGAAGAGCGTCCCAACATGAAGCCAGAACGACGCTGCGCAGCGCCCTCGAACATGGTCGCCACCGATTCGACGCAAGCCCTGCGCGAAGAGAATGAGCGACTGCGCACGGAGGTCGCGTACCTAAAAAAATTGCAGGCCTTGATCCGGTCGAAGAGGTCAGTTGCGCCGACAAAGCGCGTCTGA
- a CDS encoding S1/P1 nuclease yields MANFLIYHLTQVVRHLETCTYHQPLHTWSRNLPSGQSDRGGNGLTLAGDDVSGREANLHTYWDELAGPRGLRGAALARRAEALSRLCGKPKKMQGPTIWLQESRNLAITVAYGDLPPWPPVSLSPTYAARAQQVGDQQLCKAGKRLGALLQQQLTGDGFPH; encoded by the coding sequence ATGGCTAACTTCTTGATTTACCATCTCACTCAGGTAGTCCGTCATTTAGAAACTTGCACATACCACCAACCTTTGCATACCTGGAGCCGAAATCTCCCTTCAGGCCAGTCCGACAGGGGTGGCAACGGTCTCACCCTGGCCGGAGACGATGTCTCCGGCAGAGAAGCCAATCTCCATACCTATTGGGACGAACTAGCTGGTCCCAGGGGCTTACGGGGAGCCGCCCTGGCTCGCCGGGCAGAAGCGCTGAGTCGACTTTGTGGCAAACCTAAAAAAATGCAGGGTCCAACCATCTGGTTACAAGAAAGTCGTAACCTCGCAATAACCGTAGCCTACGGGGATTTACCCCCATGGCCACCGGTTTCCCTATCCCCGACCTATGCCGCTCGAGCCCAGCAGGTTGGAGATCAACAACTCTGTAAGGCCGGAAAACGGCTAGGTGCGCTGCTCCAGCAACAACTAACGGGTGATGGCTTCCCTCATTAA